A stretch of the Mycobacterium sp. ITM-2016-00317 genome encodes the following:
- a CDS encoding enoyl-CoA hydratase-related protein, with protein MTETATETAPGALTERRGRNNDVLVITINRPEARNAINASVSTAVGDALQAAQEDPEVRAVILTGAGDKSFCAGADLKAISRGENLFHPEHSEWGFAGYVRHFIDKPTIAAVNGTALGGGTELALASDLVVAEERAKFGLPEVKRGLIAGAGGVFRIVEQLPRKVALELIYTGEPISSADALRWGLINQVVPDGTVVDAALALAERITCNAPLAVRASKRVSYGAIDGVVGDEEPFWKQTFGEFSTLLKTEDAMEGPLAFAQKREPVWKAK; from the coding sequence GTGACCGAAACCGCGACCGAAACCGCCCCCGGCGCTCTGACCGAGCGTCGGGGCAGGAACAATGACGTACTGGTCATCACTATCAACCGTCCCGAGGCCCGCAACGCGATCAACGCGTCGGTGAGCACGGCCGTCGGCGACGCGCTGCAGGCCGCGCAGGAGGACCCCGAGGTCCGCGCGGTGATCCTGACCGGCGCCGGCGACAAATCCTTCTGTGCCGGAGCGGATCTCAAGGCGATCTCGCGCGGCGAGAACCTGTTCCATCCCGAGCATTCGGAGTGGGGCTTCGCCGGCTACGTGCGGCACTTCATCGACAAGCCGACCATCGCGGCGGTCAACGGCACCGCGCTGGGCGGCGGCACCGAGCTGGCCCTGGCCAGCGATCTGGTGGTCGCCGAGGAACGCGCGAAATTCGGTCTGCCCGAAGTGAAACGCGGCCTGATCGCCGGAGCGGGCGGGGTCTTCCGCATCGTCGAGCAGCTGCCGCGCAAGGTGGCGCTGGAGCTGATCTACACCGGTGAGCCGATCAGCTCCGCCGACGCGCTGCGCTGGGGCCTGATCAACCAGGTCGTGCCCGACGGCACCGTCGTCGACGCGGCTCTGGCGCTGGCCGAGCGGATCACCTGCAACGCGCCGCTGGCCGTACGCGCCAGCAAGCGGGTGTCCTACGGCGCCATCGACGGCGTGGTCGGCGACGAGGAACCGTTCTGGAAGCAGACGTTCGGTGAGTTCTCGACGCTGCTGAAGACCGAGGACGCCATGGAAGGACCGCTGGCCTTCGCGCAGAAGCGCGAGCCGGTCTGGAAGGCCAAGTAA